Within Citrus sinensis cultivar Valencia sweet orange chromosome 1, DVS_A1.0, whole genome shotgun sequence, the genomic segment CCTCCTGTTCTTTACTGTGACAACAGCAGTGCAGAAGCTTTGGCTAGCAATCCTAAATATCATTCAAGAACTAAACATATAGAACTGGATTTACATTTTGTCAGAGAGCACATTGCCAACAAGGATCTCTTCATTGAACATGTATCTAGTTCTGATCAGTTAGCTGATGTGCTCACCAAACCTCTGAGTTTTGATCATTTTGCCTATATGTGAACTAAGCTCAATGTCTGCTCACGACCTTGAGCTTATGGGGGCATGTTAAGAATAACATACGCTGAGTCAGCTGTTGAGTCATCAAGCCACGCTGGAAGTCAGTTTTGCAGTTAGTTAGAGAGCTTATAAGCTTCCCTCCAAAAGTTTGTTATGTATATTAGAATCTGTGCTCACGAGTTTTGTGAGATTGTAAAACTTGAAAAGATTCTCACACTACTATAAATTGTATCGTGACTCAATTAATAAAGTTGTCGAAGTTTTCCATTTTCTCTCagtcaaaattttctctctgtttttCTAAGTAACCAAACAAAATCTACAGagcattttgtatttttaactCCAaagaatgtaatttttttctgttaatCGTCGTGGGCAGTGgaaatgttttaaatttttaaacagTCAATCACAATGTTTATATGATGCGGcgtttgatataaaatttgaaaatgactTCTCGTTTTCAACGAGTCAAAATCTGAGGTATGATTCCATAATAAATCAGAAATTTTATGTAATGTTATAGTACTCGAGGAAAGAAGAAGACGtcgggaaaaaaaataattattaaaaggaaaatgcatGTGCAATATTCTGATCTTTTCTtgttcaaaagaaaatcatatatTGGTTGGTACTCACAAAAGTTCCAGGTAAAATTCTTAGGGCTGATGCAAGTAAAGATGCAAGTAAAGGTTCAAGTCTTCCTGGCCTATATATTCATATTCATAAGACATAACTAACATATAAAAGCAAACATGATGGATTCAAATACCAAGCTTACTTTCTTGTTATAATGCTAGTAAACTGACAGAATCTatccatgcatgcaaaaacagacaaaacaaaaaattgaccTGCCAGCAACTTGACaccaatcaaataaaataatcaaattcctGAGAAATGAGCAATACAAGATAGCATCCAAGTTTCCAAACAAAGCACGAAAGTTCCTAtaacattttacaaaattaataaacatgtACATATATCATATATCATGCTTGGATAACAGTTTTTAAGGCCAGTGCTGCCATAGTAAAATCACATGGCAGCTTAACCTTTGACAATGGCAGAGTGGCTTGCAGCCTATTAAAGCCTGTTACAGCCACAAAAAGTAGCTGTTGGCATCTTCAAAAACTAGTCAGATCCTATCAGCAACATACCTGGCTAAATAATTGACCGGTTTAGAGGTGTCAATATTTGCCATTTCCCGGCACCTAATTTTGATCCGAGCAAGATAATCATTTGCAATCCAGGCAAAACTCAATAACACTACACTCCTAGCACTATCTTGCTCTTGCAAATCAAGTGACTTCTTTACCCATTCCGGATGGTAAGTAACCTGGTACCACGCTGATGCCTTTCGTTCAAATAATGCATTCTTTTCATCCTCAGAGAGGAGCTCACAATCAGAGTCCATTTTCTCAAAAACTTGTCTAAACTCTTTCCTTAACGCACTATAAGAATGCTTGAGCCTCTCCTTTAGTTCTCCTTGCTTCCGGCTGTTGTATTTTGGCATGGACCAAATATGCCCGGTCACTAATTCTTCTTCCCTGTTCACTTTGTACTGTTCCAGAAGACCATTCAGCTGGCCATCATAAGAGCACTTTTGATTCCATGCATCTGCAATGAAATCAACTGATTCAGGTACCTCAAGGTCGGTATCGTAGTGGATGTCAACAGGATTAATGTCTACCTCAGACGAAACAGAAATGTCTTCATCATAAGCATCTTTACTCTGCCTATAGAGCCTTCCCAATATTTTGTTCGATTTGTATGATTGATAGGCTTCCTTCCCCATAAAATCTGGGTACAGTTTGGGTTTCAAATGTGCAGGCATGGTTACGATCTTCCCAGTTTTGGGGAAATCAACAGCAGTGGCAGCTAACTCCGCTAGAAGGATGCAGTTTTCATCAAGAGCTCCATACTCACTGTGGTCAGCATGAACAACATGCGCGTTGCAGATTGTCCCCAGGTTCTCATTCACCATGTGTTTTGCAAAAAACTCAATTATGTCCtgtaaaataaagataataaaaagtCGGTAATCTACAGGTCTACTAACAACAAGATAAATCATaatctaaataataaatctGAATGCTTTTATAGGAAATATCGAAATGACCGTAATCCAGCTTTCACTACTGGTTCTTCTAGACATACAATTCTAGATTTCACCAAATCATCTACATCATAAATTGAATTTCGAATTTATCAATTCAgcaataagaattaaaattccAACTCATCAATTCCAATTTCACCTCTTCTAATTGATGAATTTGTTCACTGATTCATCAGtatgaatttgttttattcttgACTTGAAATCCCAATGTCAGACTCAGACAACAGTTCAGAACTTAGCAGCCTATTGACATCAATTTTGGGAACCCCATGATGCCAGCATGTACTTGGAAAGTGCCATTAACATTATTGAGCTACCTTAAGTGTGATATTGGGCAGGGCTGATGCATATAATAATGCGCCAGAAAAGTCACCATGTccacaattaataatttcatgcaaGTTCATTTGTTTCACAGGTATTAGCACTGATGTTCTCATGCTTTGTGAATATAAATATGGAAACTATTAGTATCTGACATTGTCTTAACCAACATGTGTATGCAAATGCAAGAGCTATGTAAATTGCCTTGTTGGAGACAATTTTACGAAAGGAATTTTGTTTCATGGTAGAAGTACTATTTAATaccaatggaaaaaaaaaattagataatcaAATATTGGTTGGAAGTTCAGTGATAACATTCCAAGAGGCAAGTAGCTAACCCGCTGATCGACAGGGCGTGTTAACGTTTTGGCTTCAGCGGCATTGTATTCCATAGGAGGCCAACTCTTCTTACTTGGGGGGATAAGATTTTCATCCCAAGTGACAAAGTACAAGTCCCCATCAAGATCACTTCCAGAAGCTTCATTTGTGTGGGGCCTATCACCTTTTTGAGGGAAAACAAGGCAATCATATAAATGATGCAATTCCGGGTGATCAACTGCTTCCAAAATCCTTATATCTCCAGGATGAAGACAAGGATTCTTAGCTATAACCACAAACCCCTTAATAACCTGCAATTTCTTTGTCTCTGCAAACCTAGAACCATGTTTGGAAAAGCAGTTACCCAGAAATGGCTCTGACACTTGGATAAAGCATTGGCCTCCTTCCAATACCCCAAGCTCATCTAAACATCCCATCAACCACCTCCCAGCAGGTACAAAGATCCTTGCCTTTTCCCTAAGGCCCCAAAGTTGGGCTGCTCTTATACAAGTTAGCATGCCTCGTAGATGAGGTTCTGTCTGAGGATTAAAACCAGCACTCAGCATTATTGCTGCTGTGTTTCCTTGCTCAGCACAGGCTGCAGTCAGAACCTCAAATGCCACATCCGAGTCCACAAGCATTTGATTCAGTTTAGAAAGCATAGAATCCTGCATACTCCAGAACATTTCATCTGGAACATTCAATGTTGATAGCAATGTAATAATCTGCCTGTTAAGGAAACCAGGCTGAAACCTAGTCCAAGAACAAATTTCCAAAGTGGTGTGGTGGGACTGGAATTTGTTCATACTTTCCCTTAAAGACATTCGAATCCCGTCACCTTTTGCAGGCCAACACGCCACAACCCCTTTGCAACCAGCATATCTAATCTGATAAGCACAGGGTGGAGGGTTCACatccaatttcaatttctgtGCTACTTCCATAGCAAGATCAGGAGTGATTTTTCCAATACCATCAGAAAATACATATCCATTCCTCTTAATATCTGGAAGCTCAGGATCAACTTCTGTTGGTGGTACTTCAACTGTTGCATAAGTAGAAGAGAAGCACTGACCCATCCTAGCAGCACACTTGGCAATATTCTTGTCAGTGAACCTCCCCATCCATTTCTTGATGTCAAGTACACTAGTCTTTCCATCTTCAGAAAAAAACCAGGCAGAACAGTCTCTCAGTTGACTGGATGAGAAGgccagaaaagaaaatttccgACCACATAGATAGAATCCACCAGAGAGAATACTCCTCACCCTTTTGAACACTCGTGTTTTCTGCGAGAAGGAGTTCAACGTGATGTCTCTAACAATAGGAGCAATAAAATAGCTGAGAACATTTGCGTTCATTGTTTGCAAGCCCTCATCCATAAAGGTAACTCTTAGAAAGCGATCCGCGAGATCTTTATACTTTCTCAGAACCCTGTTGGAGAGTTCAACTTCTGGTGGCAGACAGTATGCTTTAGTCGGAGTAATAACCAACCTTCTGACTTCAACAATGTCATCTATCTGCTTAGGACCCTTATACAGCTCAGGATCTTTTAGTAACCATTCTTGCACAAGCTTCAGCCTCTTACAGGCATCAAACACAGGCCATTTATAAGAATAGATGTGCTTCAATGCAGCCACATTGACCTCCCTAGATTGACCCCTCAGTAGATCAAAGAAACTGTCCGATAACTGATGTTGATTAATAATCCCTTTATGCATGACCGCGTTCACCAGAAACATTATCTCAAAGGATATCCCTTCCTCGTAATGAATACAGAAAAAGGGATCACTCATGGGCACCTCAAAATCAGGTTCTTCTCTAATTGTAATTGGCCGGCTCAGGCTATCCACTTGCACCCTTCGTTCTCCAAGATAAGTGATGACCTTACTCAACTTCCCACGATGACGAGAAGAGATGGAAATTCGATATGAATTACATCGACCAATTGCTCCACTAGGTGTGAAATCTGTTGTTCGGATCCAAggatcatcatcatccaaCATATCAAAAGGAACAAGCACCAGTATATCATCATCGGCAGTTCTATACCACACCCGAGGTGAAGAAGCCAGCTGCAACAAAATTGCTACACATGAGAATTCAGAATATTGCTTGACCAAATTGATTTCCCTCACCAAAAACTCCACCTTAAATTCACATTTAATCACTGCATGCTCAGTAGAACTTTTGAGAGCGAATGCAATATCTCTTGTAAAGCAAAATTTGCATGTACCATCAAAAGGATCCACCAGAAAATCAGTCCCAGAAGCAGGTCCTCTCCATGCAACAAAAAATTCATCCCGGCTAACTAATGTACCAATTTCAACACACACATCAGGTAACTTGAAGGGAGTTGAAGTCCTTCCTCTCTGATTCAAGCGGAATGGATTTTCAGGGCCCAAACTGACCTTCAATGCTTGACCATTCAGAAAGAGCTCCGTACGCCCCGCGGCATCCACTGCACGAGTTACATAGGTAGGCATGGCAAAATGCACAAATGCATGGGGCTCCACTTTCTCATAATCATCTGTTTTTCGAACTTCTGCAGTATTTGTTACAGAAAAATCAGGATACGATTCTGAAGGCGTGCAAGAAGTCTTCAACCTACAACGCCACACACCTCCAACTTCATTTTCCAAGTATTTGACAAGCTCTGCTGCTTTAACATTTCTATCAAATCCACCAAAACTAACTTGAGCATCCACCAATAGCTTTTCCCTTCCTTCCGGCTCCATTTAGTCCAAAAAATCCACCGgttcaattgaaaaatataatataaagtGAACTCTTCGAAGGAAAACCTGGTGCAAAAAACTAAAAGCATCAATTACAACCTGCTATCATGATATCTTCACAATTACATTCCAATTCAACACTTGAGTTAATGCAGACAATGGAATAAAACAGCATAATTGATGATAACAATAGAAAACTTCAGGGGGGTTTAATATTATGTCCAATTGGTATTAGTCATCAACACAAGGCTACAATACAACAGCTAACGAAGTTATTGCTAAGAACAGAAGAATGTAGTATAACCAAAAAGTCAGCTCCCATTACTATTCATTCATTGCAAGCTAAATAACTCTAAAAACGCAGAAAGCATAAAATCTATTATACTCACTTTTCTTACAGTTTCTCAGCCGCTACAACTACGATGAACCAAGCCCAACAACAAATATCAAACTGCACTAGATCAATGAGAAGATAATGCTGACCtaagtcaaaattatatcTCTATCGGTTTAAATCACAATCAGCCTTCAACAGTAACAATTGTTCAAGagcaaaacataaaaaagagGTCACATTTCACCTCTTTGAACACCAGTAGCTTCAGATAAGATAAAAGATTAACAAAATTGTGTGgtttcatataatttaaatcaatttcgGCATTTTACATCATCTGCGCGTAGAAAGATCGGAGCTTTGGAACTTGATTTGAGAAACGTAAGAAAATgcacaatttcaatttttattttttttcccgcACTTTCTCGGAAAATAAAGTGAGACGTTTAGAAATGGAAACGGCAGTTACCTTCCTTGAGAATGGCGATCGATGATACAACTTGAGGGACTGAGAGAGAGTGTGTGAGTTTGGTGTTAATTGCTCGAAGAGACTGAGAAGCATAAATGAAAGTAGTGTGGTTCCATTTTATATGTATCTTCTTCACTGTGTCTCCTTCTCAAGCAAGTTTGTCAAGgtggatttttctttttctttttctctttttttttttaaatatttttttatcctcaCTTCCGCGACGATTACACGGAGATCTTAATTTCAACGGCCAAGATTAACTTGATTAAgcgaattttgaaaatattaattctattgACGAGCGATTCGATGATTTAATATAATGGTGGTGATTAATGAATGTGATAAGAAAGAAGCGTGGGCTCGATCAGCttacatgaattttttttttttaattttactgaaTTTTGACTTCTAGGCAAAAACTAAATACATACAAATTctttaatacaatataaatGTGAATGGGAAGAACTTTAGTTGCCATATCTGCTCACGCGCATAAATTATTCCATGTTGTTTTACTTTTCATATCACCTTCTTTCAGAAGTTAGCATCATTTGGTGATCGACTTTttgagtattttattttttacatgcatacatacatgtgtgtttgtgtgtgtgtatgtatgtatgtatgtatgtgtacatgtatatatatgtatgtatgtattagtGTACCAAATTTGTCCATTTGTCATGTTAAGTggaactaataataaatactagtgaccaatgggcctttggtcCAATGGGAGAAGCCTTGTACTTACAATGTTGAGTGCAagggttcgagcctccataaGAGCATTATGGAGGCTAGTTTCAgttcttcctcaattatcaattaattgagtggagacagtCTCTCCCTTACGAAATATGAGTGGAGCAGGCActcctcgaatattagagagagtTTAAAATATCTGGGTATATACTTCAGTGTGTCAATGTATGGTGGTAGTCCCAGTTATAtagtataattgtaaatattaattgtaatatctgATGTAATGTCAGTAATAAAtctgttcatcaaatttattataagttaGTTTAGAGTTCTAGACTCACTTATATTCGGAAATAGTTTCTTTACTCACATTAGTGGTAGAGATATTTATTACACTTGATTATTGGCATTGGGAGAGAAATGATTGAGTCCTCATGAGGGGACTCAAGCCGTTGCTCTCCCATCAGCGAAGGCAATAGTTTGCTACTTAGCCAAAaagttaatttgtattaagttataaattcTAAGGCATTACATGTCGTTTATAAAATCATCTCATAACTTACATGTGGTTTTATACTCAAGACATAGATGTCGTGTCGTATATATCTTACTCCAAAGTAAAACTTTATGTTTTGTCATTTACAGCTTCATTATATACAAAACATATCGTACTATTTAAGGATATAGAtgtcatttcattttaattttgggaaCATAAATGACATATTGTAAATGTTTATTCTATTGTAAAAGTATATCCttacaaaatgataaaataattatagtgGTGGTCattttataagaataaatttgactttttaataaataatggaTAGATATTATaaacaacaaatataaaaatcgaacaaattttaacttttataatatttttgataatagaataattttaaaattagatgaCCAAGTCATCTAAATCTCAAATGAGTTGGGTGTCTTGGTATGTAATGGTAACGTTCTCACTCTCAAGAGAACATGCTTTTTTCTTGTtggagagaaaagaaagaaagaaaaaaaaaaagcacatgTTTTTGTTCCCTCCGTCAATTTGagaatcattttctttaaatgaaAGAAGGAAGGAAGTCATCATGGCTGTGCCATCAGCCACGATATGTGGTAGCTTCAAGTCAAGTTCGatgtgataaattaataattcattaaacttattaaaatataaaattttagaaaaatctcaattttttattgacccaattaatacataaatgaacaattaattaatttaaaattaaatacatataatatgtttataacacttttataaaataagtttctaGTGTTGCTTACTTGttcttgaaataaattttatcttgaatctcatttctaatttttttgtaatgctGAAAGAAGTTTCAACATGGCATTGTTGCTTTGCAACAAGAAATTATTCAATGTCACTGTCACATTAAGTGCTTCCTTGCACAAGAAGGACCTTTTAATGGAACTttcatcttcaatttcttcttctttatcattttttattataaatttaataatttgatcattactcaaaattaaaatcgtaTTATACAATTTGATAGAATTACTTTCGAATTGTATTCTATACTTcataaaaattcttatttcaGACACGATATtctctttataaattaataattattaatttatcgatataTCAATATTcgctaaattaataaattttttatggtctTTCAAAGCTATTATTTTATCGggattctattttaattaattttaaccttCGAAAAAATATACCTTAAGTTGGACTACCTATActattttaattctatttggACTCATCTAGTCCAATCTCAAAGTCTAAATATGTTGGAATTTGCCTAATTTTAGATAAGTCTGAATAAAAATCTATGAAAAATCTTGAGTATTTTACAtgcattgtttttttttataattaatttattgtcaaATGTATCTTTCAATCAATcgttgaatttaaattcaaagtaaaaatggagcaataacaaaatttgtcaataaagaattaagaatAGGAGtcttattctaaaaaaaaattaaaaacaatttttaaaacatgGGTAGGCTCTGATAAAGCCTAAATTTGAGCCAAACCCAAAAAGGGTCAGGCTAGGCTCGACAATAATTCTGAAAGGCCGGACTTTTAGACGGTTATAATTCTTCATTTCAATCATAGGGTTGGCTTGAGCTTGATCGGCCCAAGGCCAAGTGTCTTCTTAttttcacaaataaaatttatttaactcaTCAAGGCTTCAAATTCGATATATGTAAGCAAATTTTGAACACTAGACTTCTTATATCACTCCTTAAAATCTTTATCAATTGAagcaagtttttatttatttttttcacggGCAAAActttgaaagagaaagaaaatgctaaTTGAAAACCAGGGTACTAAGTGTTTAGTGCGATGattaaacaaaacaatattAGTACATACAATAAttcccaaaattaaaattaagtacaTCTAAAATAGTCCTAAAATTGAATACGTCTAAATATCCATCTAAAATTATAccaaaattacataattttcaCAAGAAATGGAAGCCTCACACTTTCGcttagataatattattagataAACTACTTAACTAAAAGGTATAAGGGCGGGGTTATATGCActctaaaaattacttttaatactcatatttttattaaaatttttatcataataataCCCATGATATAAATTACTATTAAGGATACTTTGTTATAAGCATATATAATAGAATTACTCCAACTACTCATTTAGGcgccaaaattaatttaattttcttatcattttaaaacttaatttttttccaaatactttgaataaatatttacaaaagaAACTCAATATGTCTGAAGATTTTAACTTTAAGGAGGTATGTGTGatccttttgatttttttagttaacaACAGAAAGAATCTTTAATGATTAAAGATATGACAATCACCAACCATCTTCCTTGTTCTTCAGTGTTCCCgattttctccattttgaATGAGTAGTTCATGATGTTGCTCTCATTGTCATAAGTGGTTTATAAGCTTCAATGGTTAATTGGACTTTTTATTTGCAAGACATGGCTTTAACTCGAACTTTCCATGTTAATTAAGAATGTGTAATGGATTATACTAATGAATTTATCAATCAGGAGGTGAGTTTCATTTCAGAATTcaatattgaataaatattttataatttgttaccTTCATTAGACTTCGATAGCAAATTAGAATCTGAATACCATCGTCATTGGAAGCTTCAAACTCTGCTTACCTTCTGGTTTTAGGTTGGTACTTGATTAACTTATGGCAAAGAGATAAATCTTCTGCAGATAGAAAACTGTGAATAATGCAATGCGCACTTATTCTTTACTGAATCTATCAATCATGAGGTGATATCCTATCCCACCTATAGCAATCAATTGGCAAAGATTTCATAGTTTTTTTGTGTCAAAGGATGGGAGATGATGTATATTTCTTGCATGCAACATTTCAAGGAAGTAACTGGTGGCGATGTATCTACGAAAGAAATAACAATATATGTTGACAGCAATTCTCAATAAGTTTTTTGATATATCTTTGTTtgaaagattaattatttttgtatgaCTATAATTACTTCTTTTTCAGTtatataataatgatattaaacaagtttatattagttaattgatttatttacttgGTTTATAATGTTTATTTCTTACTATCTTTTCAttggtaaaatattttgatgggTTTTGTTAGCTACTCCTATTTTGTTatctatcattttttatttattggcgaattttattatataagcaataattaaattttaataataaaaaagtatttagagaaaattttttgagTGTGTATAGTATTTTCACAAGTGTGTAGAGCGTactgttgggaaaatatgctctttaaaagcatatgtgtttatttaattgtaataaacaatttttctgattaataaaatagatgaggtattttattcaaatatcttaattgcattaatatttgtattaaagtccatttaatcatattatatgtatttatgtgatcaccatgtggattcacagaagatataaatacaagttatcttatgattaaataaatttagttcgcagttgataaataaagttgggcactttatttaggtatagactgtaataaattcattgaatgatttgtcttaatcatgtatgaatttgttgatgtagtacgactacattgaacatgatcacatatgagatttcattaactttgtaataactgtcagacttattaaatctcataggcattgattttactgtaatcttaatcttgagttaattatgatttcatgattgtaattgttattccatttgagttaccaatgggtacgacacatccttgtggtcaagattcgTCGgcatcttggtgggagcaattatgagtattggagttatggattaacaatatagaatttgtacaacacatctcttgatgggttttcggcacttgatcatagaattctctggtcagagtgtgtcaacatatttaatatgttgaaaatgatcattagagaaaaccagtaaggatcaaggaataagatgttattaaatcgattggacagttgagatatcaatttaattaacgatgtggtacaaaggattgtgcagtaaagaaatcaatgtggcttgggacgaattattattcgagcatacaattatgtaagtcagttccaatcttttagtgaagtagatttggaattaaataattaggc encodes:
- the LOC102619723 gene encoding RNA-dependent RNA polymerase 6-like isoform X1 produces the protein MEPEGREKLLVDAQVSFGGFDRNVKAAELVKYLENEVGGVWRCRLKTSCTPSESYPDFSVTNTAEVRKTDDYEKVEPHAFVHFAMPTYVTRAVDAAGRTELFLNGQALKVSLGPENPFRLNQRGRTSTPFKLPDVCVEIGTLVSRDEFFVAWRGPASGTDFLVDPFDGTCKFCFTRDIAFALKSSTEHAVIKCEFKVEFLVREINLVKQYSEFSCVAILLQLASSPRVWYRTADDDILVLVPFDMLDDDDPWIRTTDFTPSGAIGRCNSYRISISSRHRGKLSKVITYLGERRVQVDSLSRPITIREEPDFEVPMSDPFFCIHYEEGISFEIMFLVNAVMHKGIINQHQLSDSFFDLLRGQSREVNVAALKHIYSYKWPVFDACKRLKLVQEWLLKDPELYKGPKQIDDIVEVRRLVITPTKAYCLPPEVELSNRVLRKYKDLADRFLRVTFMDEGLQTMNANVLSYFIAPIVRDITLNSFSQKTRVFKRVRSILSGGFYLCGRKFSFLAFSSSQLRDCSAWFFSEDGKTSVLDIKKWMGRFTDKNIAKCAARMGQCFSSTYATVEVPPTEVDPELPDIKRNGYVFSDGIGKITPDLAMEVAQKLKLDVNPPPCAYQIRYAGCKGVVACWPAKGDGIRMSLRESMNKFQSHHTTLEICSWTRFQPGFLNRQIITLLSTLNVPDEMFWSMQDSMLSKLNQMLVDSDVAFEVLTAACAEQGNTAAIMLSAGFNPQTEPHLRGMLTCIRAAQLWGLREKARIFVPAGRWLMGCLDELGVLEGGQCFIQVSEPFLGNCFSKHGSRFAETKKLQVIKGFVVIAKNPCLHPGDIRILEAVDHPELHHLYDCLVFPQKGDRPHTNEASGSDLDGDLYFVTWDENLIPPSKKSWPPMEYNAAEAKTLTRPVDQRDIIEFFAKHMVNENLGTICNAHVVHADHSEYGALDENCILLAELAATAVDFPKTGKIVTMPAHLKPKLYPDFMGKEAYQSYKSNKILGRLYRQSKDAYDEDISVSSEVDINPVDIHYDTDLEVPESVDFIADAWNQKCSYDGQLNGLLEQYKVNREEELVTGHIWSMPKYNSRKQGELKERLKHSYSALRKEFRQVFEKMDSDCELLSEDEKNALFERKASAWYQVTYHPEWVKKSLDLQEQDSARSVVLLSFAWIANDYLARIKIRCREMANIDTSKPVNYLARYVADRI
- the LOC102619723 gene encoding RNA-dependent RNA polymerase 6-like isoform X2, which gives rise to MEPEGREKLLVDAQVSFGGFDRNVKAAELVKYLENEVGGVWRCRLKTSCTPSESYPDFSVTNTAEVRKTDDYEKVEPHAFVHFAMPTYVTRAVDAAGRTELFLNGQALKVSLGPENPFRLNQRGRTSTPFKLPDVCVEIGTLVSRDEFFVAWRGPASGTDFLVDPFDGTCKFCFTRDIAFALKSSTEHAVIKCEFKVEFLVREINLVKQYSEFSCVAILLQLASSPRVWYRTADDDILVLVPFDMLDDDDPWIRTTDFTPSGAIGRCNSYRISISSRHRGKLSKVITYLGERRVQVDSLSRPITIREEPDFEVPMSDPFFCIHYEEGISFEIMFLVNAVMHKGIINQHQLSDSFFDLLRGQSREVNVAALKHIYSYKWPVFDACKRLKLVQEWLLKDPELYKGPKQIDDIVEVRRLVITPTKAYCLPPEVELSNRVLRKYKDLADRFLRVTFMDEGLQTMNANVLSYFIAPIVRDITLNSFSQKTRVFKRVRSILSGGFYLCGRKFSFLAFSSSQLRDCSAWFFSEDGKTSVLDIKKWMGRFTDKNIAKCAARMGQCFSSTYATVEVPPTEVDPELPDIKRNGYVFSDGIGKITPDLAMEVAQKLKLDVNPPPCAYQIRYAGCKGVVACWPAKGDGIRMSLRESMNKFQSHHTTLEICSWTRFQPGFLNRQIITLLSTLNVPDEMFWSMQDSMLSKLNQMLVDSDVAFEVLTAACAEQGNTAAIMLSAGFNPQTEPHLRGMLTCIRAAQLWGLREKARIFVPAGRWLMGCLDELGVLEGGQCFIQVSEPFLGNCFSKHGSRFAETKKLQVIKGFVVIAKNPCLHPGDIRILEAVDHPELHHLYDCLVFPQKGDRPHTNEASGSDLDGDLYFVTWDENLIPPSKKSWPPMEYNAAEAKTLTRPVDQRDIIEFFAKHMVNENLGTICNAHVVHADHSEYGALDENCILLAELAATAVDFPKTGKIVTMPAHLKPKLYPDFMGKEAYQSYKSNKILGRLYRQSKDAYDEDISVSSEMHGIKSALMMAS